In a genomic window of Methanobacterium formicicum:
- a CDS encoding DUF2121 domain-containing protein: MSLIITYVGSKGCVMAGDKRSIGFLGDKEQREVLEEEMYRGKIKTTEELLQRAGQLDINLKITDSVEKVRNLGDVLVGEVKLRTTTETRRKRIYGTSSGYHQVELSGSEIKNVKSGQSSIVVFGNKLTKEITNKHLQKYWKSQTSLNEVSKIFQRIMEDVAQSTPSVSSQFDIYMVHPRLDHKQAMELLRTTIIEDVKELEKWREELKTQMLEQRRDIQMASRILTQGEVGRVRKVEGTEVEVILAPGVEALDMQWNVLSREGGTIVMKMDEPSPLSLGDLVVIEDENLCVKKSKTHLSCEIILCKSDK; this comes from the coding sequence ATGAGCCTGATTATAACTTACGTTGGAAGTAAAGGCTGTGTAATGGCCGGTGACAAGCGCAGTATAGGTTTTTTAGGAGACAAAGAACAGAGAGAAGTCTTGGAAGAGGAGATGTACAGGGGTAAAATAAAAACCACCGAAGAACTCCTCCAGAGGGCAGGCCAGCTGGACATAAACCTTAAAATAACCGACAGTGTGGAAAAAGTACGTAACCTGGGTGACGTGCTGGTGGGAGAGGTTAAACTTCGAACCACCACTGAAACCAGGCGTAAAAGGATATATGGAACCAGCAGTGGCTACCATCAGGTGGAACTTTCGGGATCCGAGATCAAAAATGTGAAAAGCGGCCAGAGTTCAATCGTGGTTTTTGGGAACAAGTTAACCAAGGAAATTACCAATAAACACCTCCAGAAGTACTGGAAATCTCAGACCAGTTTAAACGAAGTTTCTAAGATATTCCAGAGAATTATGGAAGACGTGGCCCAATCGACTCCTTCGGTGAGTTCTCAGTTTGATATTTACATGGTTCACCCCCGATTAGACCATAAACAGGCCATGGAACTCCTGCGAACCACCATAATTGAGGATGTTAAGGAACTGGAGAAATGGCGTGAAGAACTGAAAACCCAGATGCTGGAGCAGAGAAGAGACATCCAGATGGCCTCACGGATTCTGACCCAGGGTGAAGTGGGTAGAGTCCGTAAGGTGGAAGGAACTGAAGTGGAAGTCATCCTGGCACCGGGTGTGGAAGCACTGGACATGCAGTGGAATGTCCTCTCCCGAGAAGGGGGAACCATAGTAATGAAAATGGATGAACCTTCACCCCTGAGTCTGGGGGACCTGGTGGTTATTGAAGATGAGAATCTGTGTGTAAAAAAGAGTAAAACCCACCTAAGTTGTGAAATCATACTCTGCAAATCAGATAAATAG
- a CDS encoding MBL fold metallo-hydrolase, whose translation MADAFATITQRRMTGGFRIDGIDGKNLHLDPGPGALVRSYQFGVNPLKLHGILVSHSHTDHYSDAEVLIEAMTRGMTRKKGLVIGSQSVIKGYQRWGPCISEYHLSKSQVEVMEAGDKRRVGDIQVTATPTRHGDPKNIGFRLEWDGFTLSYTSDTAYFPELHQYHQKADVLIASVIRPGNEKIRGHLCADEFQELLEETSPKLAIMTHLGMKLITDHPREEAEKITRATGVETIAAQDGMVIDLDKFRPQQQTLDEY comes from the coding sequence GTGGCGGACGCTTTCGCTACCATAACCCAGCGCAGGATGACCGGCGGCTTTAGAATCGACGGTATTGATGGTAAAAACCTGCACCTGGATCCGGGCCCGGGGGCTCTGGTAAGGAGTTACCAGTTCGGTGTAAACCCCCTTAAACTTCACGGAATCCTGGTATCACACTCCCACACCGACCACTATAGCGATGCTGAGGTCTTAATAGAGGCCATGACCCGGGGAATGACCCGGAAAAAAGGACTGGTAATCGGTAGCCAGAGTGTGATTAAGGGGTACCAGAGATGGGGGCCCTGCATATCTGAATATCACCTCTCCAAATCACAGGTGGAAGTAATGGAAGCCGGAGACAAACGGAGAGTAGGTGATATTCAGGTTACGGCCACACCCACCAGGCACGGTGATCCCAAAAATATTGGTTTCCGCCTGGAATGGGATGGATTCACCCTATCCTACACCTCGGATACTGCCTACTTCCCCGAGCTTCACCAGTACCATCAGAAGGCGGATGTCTTGATTGCCAGTGTCATAAGGCCCGGGAATGAGAAGATCCGGGGACATCTTTGTGCTGATGAATTCCAGGAACTGCTGGAGGAGACTTCCCCTAAACTAGCTATTATGACCCACCTGGGAATGAAACTCATTACTGACCACCCCCGGGAAGAGGCTGAAAAAATTACCAGAGCCACCGGTGTGGAAACCATAGCTGCCCAGGATGGAATGGTAATAGATCTGGACAAATTCCGCCCCCAACAGCAAACCCTGGATGAATATTAA
- the aroC gene encoding chorismate synthase, which produces MAGNTTGNLFKVTTFGSSHGTALGAVIDGCPAGLKLSAEDIQRELDRRRPGTSKITTPRGETDQVEVLSGIFEGKTDGTPITAVVYNKDADSSAYEPFRNKPRPGHGDYTWTAKYGTYDYRGGGRGSGRNTIGHVIGGAVAKKLLKELDIQVVAHVTQVADVKAQHVAYSRLAEYVGQNQVRCADQKAAQLMEKKILEAKEKGDSLGGVVETIAFNVPAGLGEPVFDKLDADLARALMGIGAVKGVEIGFGFQLAEATASTTNDEYYLEGEQIKTTTNTAGGIVGGISNGMPIVARMAVKPTPSISSVQKTVDLEKMEETEIQIKGRHDPCICPRVTPVAEAAVTMVLVDHLMRSGFINPRHV; this is translated from the coding sequence ATGGCCGGAAACACCACAGGTAATTTATTCAAGGTAACCACCTTCGGGTCCAGCCACGGCACTGCACTGGGAGCAGTGATTGATGGTTGCCCGGCAGGTTTAAAACTATCAGCTGAGGATATACAGAGGGAACTGGATCGCCGGAGGCCAGGAACCAGTAAAATCACCACTCCCCGGGGAGAAACTGACCAGGTAGAAGTTCTCTCCGGAATATTTGAAGGTAAAACTGATGGAACTCCAATTACTGCCGTGGTGTACAATAAAGACGCTGATTCATCGGCCTATGAACCCTTCCGGAACAAGCCCCGACCCGGCCACGGTGATTACACCTGGACTGCCAAGTACGGTACCTACGACTACCGTGGAGGTGGCAGGGGCAGTGGCCGAAACACCATCGGGCACGTGATAGGGGGAGCAGTGGCTAAAAAGCTCCTGAAAGAACTGGATATTCAAGTGGTGGCCCATGTAACTCAAGTGGCTGATGTGAAAGCCCAACACGTGGCTTACAGTCGCCTCGCAGAGTACGTCGGGCAGAATCAGGTGCGCTGCGCTGACCAAAAGGCCGCCCAACTCATGGAAAAGAAGATACTTGAAGCCAAGGAAAAGGGAGATTCCCTGGGAGGTGTGGTGGAAACCATAGCCTTCAATGTCCCTGCGGGACTGGGAGAACCTGTTTTTGATAAACTCGACGCTGATCTGGCCCGGGCACTGATGGGAATCGGAGCAGTTAAGGGTGTGGAAATTGGATTCGGCTTCCAGCTGGCAGAGGCAACGGCCAGTACCACCAATGATGAGTACTACCTGGAAGGAGAGCAGATCAAAACCACCACCAACACAGCTGGGGGTATTGTTGGAGGAATATCCAATGGTATGCCCATTGTAGCCCGAATGGCAGTCAAACCCACACCATCCATCAGCAGTGTGCAAAAAACAGTGGACCTGGAGAAGATGGAAGAAACTGAAATCCAGATAAAAGGCCGACACGACCCCTGTATCTGTCCACGGGTAACCCCAGTGGCCGAAGCAGCGGTGACCATGGTCCTGGTAGACCACCTGATGAGATCTGGATTTATCAACCCGCGGCATGTCTGA
- a CDS encoding GNAT family N-acetyltransferase, which translates to MPKQNNDVISDIMMDRARFIREDELEQLLSLYEYLIPEDPKLTINTALKDHWKKIVTDENIFYLVVEEEGRIVSSCNLTIIKNLTRSARPYSLIENVVTHPDYRNKGYGTAVLKKAMEIAREKNCYKVMLLTSKKDEKTLKFYENAGFDRGEKTGFIFRMD; encoded by the coding sequence ATGCCAAAACAAAACAATGATGTTATAAGTGATATAATGATGGACCGGGCACGTTTTATCAGAGAAGATGAACTGGAACAGTTGTTATCCTTGTACGAATATCTAATTCCCGAAGACCCAAAACTAACCATAAATACAGCTTTAAAGGACCATTGGAAGAAAATAGTCACGGACGAGAACATTTTTTATCTGGTTGTTGAAGAAGAGGGAAGAATAGTTTCATCCTGTAACCTCACCATCATTAAGAATCTCACCCGTTCAGCAAGACCCTACAGTCTCATAGAGAACGTGGTAACCCATCCAGATTACCGGAATAAAGGATATGGAACTGCAGTTTTAAAGAAAGCCATGGAAATAGCTCGGGAGAAAAACTGCTACAAGGTAATGTTGCTAACCAGTAAGAAGGATGAAAAAACACTCAAATTTTATGAGAATGCCGGGTTTGACCGGGGAGAAAAAACAGGATTCATATTCCGGATGGACTGA
- a CDS encoding GNAT family N-acetyltransferase — protein sequence MALVHHTIMAADRCASGKAIRGFIYVQVINRIVGAIIMIINCDKCLLRRWESSDLSSLVVNAHNPRVAANMRDGFPYPYTPEHGKDWITVARSDDPLHNFAITIDNQAVGGIGLALGEDIERISAELGYWLGENYWGKGITSSAIKGILRYGFDDLGLERIFAKPFEHNTASRRILEKNDFKLEGILRKSVIKGGKIYNRALYAKTKQ from the coding sequence ATGGCTCTTGTCCACCATACAATAATGGCTGCCGATAGATGTGCAAGTGGTAAGGCAATAAGGGGATTTATTTATGTGCAAGTGATTAATAGAATAGTAGGAGCCATAATAATGATAATTAATTGTGATAAGTGTCTTTTAAGAAGATGGGAATCTTCGGATCTTTCCAGTCTGGTGGTCAATGCCCACAACCCCCGAGTTGCGGCTAACATGAGGGATGGTTTCCCCTATCCTTACACCCCGGAACATGGTAAAGATTGGATCACTGTAGCCCGCAGCGATGATCCCTTGCATAACTTTGCCATCACCATAGATAACCAGGCAGTAGGGGGCATAGGACTTGCTCTGGGTGAAGATATTGAAAGAATATCTGCTGAACTGGGTTACTGGTTAGGTGAAAATTACTGGGGAAAAGGTATCACCTCTTCGGCCATAAAAGGAATTTTAAGATATGGATTTGATGATTTAGGATTGGAAAGGATTTTTGCCAAGCCCTTTGAACACAACACTGCATCCCGGAGAATACTGGAGAAAAATGATTTCAAACTGGAAGGTATTTTAAGAAAAAGTGTTATTAAAGGCGGCAAAATCTATAACCGGGCTTTATATGCCAAAACAAAACAATGA
- a CDS encoding endonuclease III domain-containing protein yields MRKSVIGKIYEKLYHLYGPQGWWPLMDLETENPDKTGATKGYHPLNYDLPQTRKQQYEIILGAILTQNTAWTSAEKALGNLKKLNVLDPDKLLSLDDDTLKEAVRPAGFLNQKSMYLLNITRFFLNLDGEIPTRKEILRVKGVGNETADSILLYAYKQPEFVIDTYTKRIFSHLRIVEDKISYMSLKKLFQDNLSPNVPVYQEYHALIVEHAKRYYQKKPYGIECPLKKLI; encoded by the coding sequence ATGAGGAAATCAGTAATTGGCAAAATCTATGAAAAACTCTACCATCTTTACGGTCCACAGGGTTGGTGGCCATTGATGGATCTGGAAACAGAAAATCCAGATAAAACCGGGGCTACCAAGGGATACCATCCACTGAATTATGATTTACCCCAAACCCGGAAACAACAATACGAAATCATTCTAGGGGCCATTTTAACCCAGAACACTGCCTGGACATCCGCAGAGAAAGCACTGGGAAATCTTAAAAAGTTAAATGTTCTGGATCCAGATAAACTACTATCCCTTGATGATGATACCCTAAAAGAAGCAGTTCGCCCGGCAGGATTCTTAAACCAGAAATCCATGTATCTGTTGAACATTACCCGGTTTTTCCTGAATTTAGATGGTGAAATTCCCACCAGAAAGGAAATTTTAAGGGTAAAGGGTGTGGGGAATGAAACTGCAGATTCCATACTTTTATACGCCTATAAACAACCGGAATTTGTGATTGACACTTACACCAAACGAATCTTCAGCCATCTGAGAATAGTGGAAGATAAAATTAGTTATATGTCTCTGAAAAAACTGTTTCAAGATAATTTAAGCCCAAATGTTCCGGTTTACCAGGAATATCATGCCCTTATAGTGGAACATGCCAAAAGATACTATCAAAAAAAGCCATACGGCATCGAATGTCCTCTTAAAAAGTTAATTTAA
- a CDS encoding PAS domain S-box protein, whose protein sequence is MTHLEILLVEDDVEETSFLKQLLESFGYSVPHVVGCGKTSITMARETKPDLILMDIKSSDNGIASDECIKTQREIKQLDLPAVFLAPSTSYADEFRQKTKSTDPVSYITKPYDDFELKHVIELTVYKNDLVKEFETSENYYEAIFEHTGAATVIIEEDTTISLANSEFEKLSGYSREEIEGKKSWTEFIPEEDQEKMKEYHRLRRIDPTLAPLTYDFRFVDREGVVKNIHLDIGMIPGTQKSVGSLLDITELKQFQEALAKSEKKFRSALDNMMEGCQIIGYDWTYLYVNDAVSRQGHFNKEELLGHTMMEMYPGIEDTELFAVLRRCMGERVSDHFDNKFIYPDGKTAWFELSIHPVSEGIFILSIDITERMKTQEEIMIKNTLLEEKIKKEQERLQRKG, encoded by the coding sequence ATGACTCATCTGGAAATACTTCTGGTGGAAGATGATGTGGAGGAAACATCATTCCTTAAACAGCTTTTAGAATCTTTCGGTTATTCAGTACCTCATGTGGTCGGTTGTGGTAAGACGTCAATCACCATGGCTAGGGAAACAAAGCCCGATCTTATTTTAATGGATATAAAATCCTCTGATAATGGTATTGCCTCTGATGAATGTATTAAAACCCAGAGGGAAATAAAACAACTTGATTTGCCCGCAGTATTTTTAGCTCCATCTACCTCCTATGCTGATGAGTTTCGCCAGAAAACTAAGTCCACTGATCCAGTTAGTTACATTACCAAGCCCTATGATGATTTTGAACTTAAACACGTCATTGAACTCACGGTTTATAAAAATGACTTAGTTAAAGAATTTGAAACATCTGAAAATTATTATGAAGCTATTTTTGAGCACACTGGAGCGGCAACAGTAATTATTGAAGAGGATACCACAATTTCCCTGGCTAATTCTGAGTTTGAAAAGTTGAGTGGCTACTCCCGGGAAGAAATTGAGGGTAAAAAGAGCTGGACAGAATTCATCCCTGAAGAGGATCAGGAGAAGATGAAGGAGTACCATCGCCTCCGGCGGATTGATCCAACCTTAGCACCATTGACCTACGATTTCAGATTTGTGGACCGGGAGGGAGTGGTAAAAAACATTCATTTGGACATCGGCATGATACCGGGTACCCAGAAGAGTGTGGGGTCTCTCCTGGATATAACTGAACTGAAACAATTCCAGGAGGCCCTGGCTAAAAGTGAAAAAAAATTCCGCAGTGCACTGGATAACATGATGGAAGGATGTCAAATCATTGGTTATGATTGGACTTACCTCTACGTCAACGATGCAGTGAGTCGTCAGGGCCATTTTAATAAAGAGGAACTTTTAGGCCACACCATGATGGAGATGTATCCTGGTATTGAGGATACAGAGTTATTTGCTGTTTTGAGGCGTTGTATGGGGGAGCGAGTTTCTGATCACTTCGATAACAAGTTCATCTATCCTGATGGAAAAACTGCCTGGTTCGAGCTCAGTATTCATCCAGTGAGCGAGGGGATATTCATTCTTTCCATAGATATCACCGAGCGAATGAAGACACAGGAAGAAATAATGATTAAAAACACCCTTTTAGAGGAAAAAATTAAAAAAGAACAGGAAAGGTTGCAACGTAAGGGATAA
- the hemB gene encoding porphobilinogen synthase, with translation MNFPTRRMRRLRKTPQIRKILSETTLQAEDFIYPLFIKEELEEGAGEHIDTMPGQYRYSLEDAIDEAKRLEKLGLESVLLFGMPEEKDELGTSAYSDEGIVQQAVHRLKKETDLVVITDVCLCQYTTHGHCGIVENGKILNDESLRLLAKTALSHAEAGADIVAPSDMMDGRVGVIREMLDDGGFQDTLIMSYAAKYASSFYAPFRDAVCSSPSFGDRKTHQMSPANVEEALLEVELDLDEGADIIMVKPAMAYLDVIQRVKEEFRMPTAAYQVSGEYSMLRAGIEAQYLTNEAIYESLLSIKRAGADLIISHFAPDFLEGKLDTIC, from the coding sequence ATGAACTTCCCAACTCGTCGAATGCGTAGACTAAGAAAGACCCCTCAAATAAGGAAGATACTGAGTGAAACAACCCTTCAGGCAGAAGACTTTATTTATCCCCTTTTCATCAAGGAGGAACTGGAAGAGGGAGCTGGAGAACACATTGACACCATGCCTGGCCAGTATCGTTACAGTCTGGAAGATGCCATTGATGAAGCCAAACGTCTGGAAAAATTGGGCCTGGAATCTGTCCTGTTGTTTGGAATGCCTGAGGAGAAGGATGAACTGGGAACATCAGCCTACTCTGATGAGGGAATAGTACAGCAGGCTGTACATCGCCTGAAAAAAGAAACCGATTTGGTGGTCATCACCGATGTCTGCCTCTGCCAGTACACCACCCACGGCCACTGCGGAATAGTGGAAAACGGGAAGATCCTAAACGACGAAAGCCTGCGTTTACTGGCCAAAACTGCCCTGAGCCATGCGGAAGCAGGGGCGGACATAGTGGCACCATCCGACATGATGGACGGCCGGGTGGGGGTTATTCGTGAAATGCTTGATGACGGAGGATTCCAGGATACCCTGATTATGTCCTACGCTGCTAAATATGCATCCAGTTTCTACGCACCATTCCGTGATGCAGTTTGTTCATCACCCTCCTTTGGTGACCGTAAAACCCACCAGATGAGCCCGGCCAATGTGGAAGAAGCCCTGCTGGAAGTGGAACTGGATTTAGATGAAGGTGCAGATATTATAATGGTTAAACCAGCCATGGCCTATTTAGATGTGATCCAGCGGGTTAAAGAAGAATTCAGAATGCCCACCGCTGCTTACCAAGTGAGTGGTGAGTACTCCATGCTCCGGGCAGGGATTGAAGCACAATATCTCACCAACGAGGCCATATACGAGTCCCTGTTATCCATTAAACGGGCCGGTGCAGATCTTATCATATCCCACTTTGCACCAGACTTCCTGGAAGGTAAACTGGACACCATCTGCTGA
- a CDS encoding triphosphoribosyl-dephospho-CoA synthase: MESSYVSKCAQIASVLEVSGHPKPGNVHRTQNFPDMVFEDFLLSGIAIGETMTKAAKRGLKYRDTPDKWEKIGLGELILEAVTETDHWVANNTNLGIVMLTTPLSVVAGMSEEDTVNWDTFRDKVDQIIKSTTPEDAVNLYKSINIADAGGMGEQEELDVAAESSLQKLRDDGVNMFDVLEISAPWDKLSYELTHKMPVTFNVGYPTFKEVKSEYQLNQATVQTFLTILSRVPDTLISRKFGDKKAQEVSEQAQHILDQGGILTSEGRAVVEKFDQELIDRGLNPGTTADFTASSIMVSYLDGYHDYKTKLGNK; the protein is encoded by the coding sequence TTGGAATCCAGTTATGTTTCTAAATGCGCCCAGATAGCCTCAGTACTGGAGGTGAGCGGACATCCAAAACCCGGTAATGTGCACCGCACCCAGAACTTCCCGGACATGGTATTTGAAGATTTTCTCCTCAGTGGAATAGCCATTGGAGAGACCATGACCAAAGCAGCAAAACGAGGACTTAAATATAGGGATACCCCGGATAAATGGGAAAAAATCGGGCTGGGCGAACTGATCCTGGAGGCCGTGACTGAAACTGACCACTGGGTGGCCAACAACACCAACTTAGGGATCGTGATGCTAACCACCCCCCTATCCGTGGTAGCGGGAATGTCTGAGGAGGATACGGTTAACTGGGATACTTTCCGGGATAAAGTTGACCAAATAATAAAGTCAACCACCCCTGAAGATGCTGTTAACCTGTATAAGTCCATAAATATTGCGGATGCAGGGGGAATGGGTGAACAGGAGGAACTGGATGTGGCTGCAGAAAGTTCCCTCCAGAAACTACGTGATGACGGGGTAAACATGTTCGATGTACTGGAGATCTCTGCCCCCTGGGATAAACTGTCCTACGAACTCACCCATAAAATGCCGGTCACCTTCAATGTGGGGTATCCCACATTTAAAGAGGTTAAATCAGAATACCAGCTCAACCAGGCCACAGTACAGACCTTCCTCACCATACTGTCCCGGGTACCAGACACCCTCATCAGCCGCAAATTTGGAGATAAAAAGGCACAGGAAGTATCAGAACAGGCCCAGCATATACTGGATCAAGGGGGAATATTGACCAGTGAGGGAAGGGCAGTGGTGGAAAAATTCGACCAGGAATTAATTGACCGTGGTTTAAACCCCGGCACCACCGCAGATTTCACTGCTTCCTCCATTATGGTTTCCTATCTTGATGGCTACCATGACTATAAAACCAAGTTAGGAAATAAATAA
- a CDS encoding phenylalanine--tRNA ligase subunit alpha — MLDKIINEMHLYEKKVLKAVGEAGGQAIPEDVARSTDLDIKQVMSAAGALESKGIIEIERDVEEVLSLGPSGATYAQDGLPERKILEALHQNHTIHMKDLAQKSGIDPSEVKIAIGWIMKKGWAVLDKGNVTITSEGEKALEKPGIDEVLLKTIMDSTKILTLGGLSNSLNEGFKLLKKRKGLINLNKNSSYTLTATKKGEEILEHGFQIREEATQLTHQQLKTDSWKDLHYRGYDIQAEHPLIFPGKMHPLQRTIQEIRRIFLNLGFMETRGTILESAFWNFDCLFQPQDHAAREMQDTFYVKSPLTTDLPSEDMVGRVSQVHEDGGATGSEGWGYHWDVDVARQSVLRTHTTCVSARYLAENEPPLKMFSVGRVFRRETITYKHLPEFHQVEGIVAAEEINFKNLLGIIKEFYQQMGFEVRFRPAYFPYTYLSTECEIYLPEKESWIELGGSGMFRPEVLEPLGIETPVAAFGLGIERLAMIQLGIKDIRQLYQSDLGWLRNLPVTQTYSQK, encoded by the coding sequence ATGTTAGATAAGATCATCAATGAAATGCACCTCTACGAAAAGAAAGTCCTGAAGGCAGTAGGGGAAGCAGGAGGACAGGCCATACCAGAAGATGTGGCTCGAAGTACTGATTTAGATATAAAACAGGTTATGAGTGCTGCGGGGGCACTGGAATCCAAGGGAATCATAGAAATAGAACGTGATGTAGAGGAAGTGCTGAGCCTCGGTCCTTCGGGAGCCACCTACGCCCAGGATGGATTACCCGAAAGAAAGATCCTGGAAGCACTGCACCAGAACCACACCATCCACATGAAGGATCTGGCCCAAAAATCAGGTATTGACCCTTCCGAGGTTAAAATAGCCATTGGATGGATTATGAAGAAAGGATGGGCAGTCTTGGATAAAGGTAACGTTACCATAACCTCTGAGGGAGAGAAAGCCCTGGAAAAGCCAGGTATTGATGAAGTGCTCCTCAAGACCATCATGGATTCCACCAAAATACTCACCCTGGGCGGTTTATCCAATTCCCTAAATGAAGGTTTCAAACTACTTAAAAAAAGGAAAGGACTTATTAATTTAAATAAAAATTCAAGTTACACCCTCACTGCGACTAAGAAGGGTGAAGAAATACTGGAACATGGTTTCCAGATACGGGAGGAAGCCACCCAGCTTACCCACCAGCAGCTTAAAACTGATTCCTGGAAGGACTTACACTACCGTGGTTACGATATCCAGGCGGAGCATCCCCTCATATTCCCCGGTAAGATGCACCCCCTGCAGCGCACCATACAGGAGATCCGGCGCATATTCCTGAACCTGGGCTTCATGGAGACCAGGGGCACCATCTTAGAATCAGCTTTCTGGAACTTCGACTGCCTCTTCCAACCCCAGGACCATGCTGCCAGGGAAATGCAGGATACTTTCTATGTTAAATCACCTCTAACCACTGACTTACCCTCCGAGGATATGGTGGGAAGGGTAAGTCAGGTTCATGAAGATGGTGGTGCCACCGGCAGTGAAGGATGGGGCTACCACTGGGACGTGGATGTAGCCCGCCAATCCGTGCTTAGAACCCACACCACCTGTGTATCAGCCCGTTATCTTGCAGAAAACGAACCACCCCTCAAGATGTTCTCAGTGGGCCGTGTTTTCCGCAGGGAAACCATAACCTACAAGCACCTCCCTGAATTCCACCAGGTAGAGGGTATTGTAGCTGCCGAGGAAATAAACTTCAAGAACCTCCTGGGAATAATCAAAGAATTCTACCAGCAAATGGGCTTTGAAGTCCGATTCCGTCCAGCCTACTTCCCATACACCTATCTATCCACCGAATGTGAGATTTACCTTCCAGAGAAGGAAAGCTGGATTGAACTAGGAGGATCGGGAATGTTCCGTCCCGAAGTACTGGAACCACTGGGCATAGAAACACCAGTAGCTGCCTTTGGCCTGGGAATTGAAAGACTGGCCATGATACAATTAGGAATCAAAGATATTAGGCAGTTATATCAGAGTGACCTGGGATGGCTGCGTAATTTACCAGTAACCCAGACTTACAGTCAAAAGTAG
- a CDS encoding molybdopterin-dependent oxidoreductase yields the protein MIKQYIALAAIVIIMVVATVISLDILPNSTIPLSSVEVTEYQGQELSSASDFRENSIKGPQYVDINSYHLEVDGLVAHPRNYTYDQVKSFQNYQKVVKLDCVEGWSVNILWQGVLVKDILNEAQPLPPANTVIFYAVDGYSTSFPLEYLQNNQIIMAYQMNNATLPPERGFPLQLVAESKWGYKWIKWINRIELSNNSSYQGYWESRGYSISGNLNESFLK from the coding sequence ATGATAAAACAGTACATTGCCCTGGCGGCCATAGTTATTATCATGGTAGTGGCCACGGTCATCAGCCTGGATATCCTCCCTAACTCTACTATCCCCCTAAGTTCGGTAGAAGTAACAGAGTATCAAGGCCAAGAATTATCTTCAGCCAGCGATTTTCGTGAAAACTCCATTAAAGGTCCCCAGTATGTGGATATTAACAGTTACCATCTGGAAGTAGATGGACTGGTGGCCCACCCCCGTAATTATACTTACGACCAGGTCAAGAGTTTCCAGAACTATCAGAAAGTGGTTAAACTGGACTGTGTGGAAGGGTGGAGTGTGAACATACTATGGCAGGGCGTTCTGGTGAAAGATATCCTTAATGAAGCCCAGCCATTACCCCCGGCAAACACGGTTATCTTTTATGCTGTTGATGGTTATTCCACCTCTTTTCCCCTGGAATATCTCCAGAACAACCAGATAATAATGGCTTACCAGATGAACAATGCTACTCTTCCCCCGGAGAGGGGATTTCCCTTACAGCTGGTGGCCGAGAGTAAATGGGGTTACAAATGGATAAAATGGATAAACCGTATTGAACTATCCAACAACTCCAGTTACCAGGGTTACTGGGAAAGCAGGGGCTATTCAATAAGTGGCAATCTTAATGAAAGCTTTCTGAAGTGA